Proteins encoded by one window of Mycolicibacterium sp. ND9-15:
- a CDS encoding alpha/beta fold hydrolase: protein MASINPFRIAVADDDLDDLRSRLARTRWPEAECVDDWSQGIPLAYTRELAAYWEAGYDWRSREQALNRFDHYTTEIDGLDIHFIHQRSPHADAFPLVITHGWPGSIVEFHKVIEPLTEHGFDVVCPSLPGYGFSGKPTRTGWGVERIAAAWDTLMDRLGYDRYGAQGGDWGAAVTTQIGRNGGHRSRSGGDISHCTGIHLNMPLAFPPGDLENPTDEEKRALERGKYYQQWESGYMKEQSTRPQTIGYGLVDSPVGQLAWIVEKFWSWMDCDGHPENVLTRDELLDNVMLYWLTASGASSARLYWESFNNFGKFDRVETPTGIASFPKEIMQAPRSWCEAGYNVTHWTAMPRGGHFAAFEQPELFVDDVRAFFDTVR from the coding sequence ATGGCCTCGATCAATCCGTTCCGCATCGCTGTTGCCGACGATGACCTCGACGACCTGCGCTCACGACTGGCCCGCACGCGGTGGCCGGAAGCCGAGTGCGTCGACGACTGGAGCCAGGGCATCCCGCTGGCCTATACCCGCGAACTGGCCGCCTACTGGGAAGCCGGCTACGACTGGCGGTCCCGCGAACAAGCGCTGAACCGGTTCGACCACTACACCACCGAGATCGACGGCCTCGACATCCATTTCATCCATCAGCGCTCGCCGCACGCCGACGCCTTCCCGTTGGTGATCACGCACGGCTGGCCCGGGTCGATCGTCGAGTTCCACAAGGTCATCGAGCCGCTCACCGAGCACGGGTTCGACGTGGTGTGCCCGTCGCTGCCCGGCTACGGGTTCTCGGGGAAGCCCACGCGCACCGGCTGGGGCGTCGAGCGGATCGCGGCGGCGTGGGACACGCTGATGGACCGGCTCGGCTACGACCGCTACGGCGCACAGGGCGGCGACTGGGGTGCGGCGGTCACCACTCAGATCGGGCGCAACGGCGGTCACCGGAGCCGCTCCGGCGGCGACATCAGCCACTGCACGGGGATCCACCTGAACATGCCGCTGGCCTTCCCGCCGGGTGACCTCGAGAATCCCACCGACGAGGAGAAGCGGGCGCTCGAACGCGGCAAGTACTACCAGCAATGGGAATCGGGCTACATGAAAGAACAGTCCACCCGCCCGCAGACGATCGGCTACGGGCTGGTCGACTCGCCCGTCGGCCAGTTGGCGTGGATCGTCGAGAAGTTCTGGTCATGGATGGACTGTGACGGCCATCCGGAGAACGTGCTGACCCGCGACGAACTGCTCGACAACGTGATGCTGTACTGGCTGACCGCCTCGGGCGCGTCGTCGGCGCGGCTGTACTGGGAGAGCTTCAACAACTTCGGCAAGTTCGACCGGGTCGAGACGCCGACCGGTATCGCCTCGTTTCCCAAGGAGATCATGCAGGCGCCTCGCAGCTGGTGCGAGGCCGGCTACAACGTCACCCACTGGACGGCGATGCCGCGCGGCGGCCACTTCGCGGCCTTCGAGCAGCCGGAGCTCTTCGTCGACGACGTTCGCGCGTTCTTCGATACCGTGCGCTAG